The segment CTGACTCAGATGGTGGCACCTCAAGCCGGATTTTTGGTTCTTTCTTGACTTGGATGCAAGAAAAAAACTCGCCGGTGTTTGTGATGGCAACTGCCAACCGCGTTGAGCGCTTGCCTGGGGAATTTCTCAGGAAAGGCCGGTTTGATGAAATCTTCTTTGTGGACTTACCAACCAGCGAAGAAAGACAAGAAATTTTTAAAATTCACCTCCTTAAACGCCGTCGTGAAATTGATCGATTTGATATCGAACAATTGGCAAAAGTATCCGATGGGTTTTCTGGAGCAGAAATTGAGCAAGCCATCATCGCTGCAATGTACGATGCCTTTGCTCAAGATAGAGAGTTTACGCAGCTAGATATCATCGCCGCGATAAAAGCAACGCTGCCATTGTCGAAGACAATGACAGAGCAAGTCACCGCCCTCCGCGATTGGGCGAGGCAGCGTGCGCGACCGGCTGCGGCTTCGGTAGCTGAATATCAGCGACTGGAGTTTTAAAAGCTTCCCCTTGGTTCCCAACAAGGGTAAGACTGGCTGATAAGGCCAGTAGTTTCAAAAAAAGCCGCTAACTCATCAAGGCGGCGCTGTTCAAACCAAAACGTTGTCGATTTCTTTTAATCCTACTAGGAGGATAATCCAATGTCTCACTTTAGCACTCTCCGCACCAAAATCACCGATGCCGAAATCTTGAAAGCTTCTCTGCGTGACCTGGGTATCAGCGTTAAGAGTGAAGCTGATGTGCGTGGCTACAATGGTCAGCGTGTGCGTTCTGACATCGTTGCAGTTTTGGAAGGCGAGTATGACTTGGGCTGGTCTCGTAACGCTGATGGCAGCTTTGATTTGATTGCTGACCTCTGGGGCGTTGCCAAAAAGCACAACCAAACTGAACTGATCAATTCTATCAACCAGAAGTATGCGGTTAACAAGACCTTGGCAGAAGTTCGTCGCCCTGGTCTGCAAAACGCCAATGTGAAACTGGTTGTGCAGAAGTAAAACCAGTGCGTTCCCAACTACAGCGGGTTGACCAACGGGTTAACCCGTTTTTTTTGTGGGTTTAAAAGGTTGATATAATTGGAAATTATTTTTAATTAGGGCTTTTTTATGCCTCACCGGCTTCTCCAACTTGACGATGTTCGTAATATTAATAACCCGGATAAAATCGCTTCACTTTTTCAAAAACTGGGTTACAATGCCGCTGCACAATCTTTAAATGTTGAAGATTTACAATTGCCGGTTCGCTGTGCTGATGCTATTAAGGATGTGTATTTGATTGCAGATGAAGGGAATGCCGGTTTACAGGTTTTGCTTTTTCAATTACACGCTGAGGAATGGGTTTCTCCGAGTGTTGCTAGTGGGAGAATGAAGGCTATTGCTAATAGTATGGGTCGCCGGTCTACGCATTTTTTGCTGTTAGCGACGCGGGATTTTAATCAGTTGATGTTGGTCAATCCTCGCAAGAGTTTTGATGCGGAGATGAATCTTAAAACTAGCATTTATAATCTGCTGATTGACCGCAAAAACCCGACGAATTATGACCGGGATAGGTTAGAGGCTATTGCGGCTTTTAATTTGTCTCCTGATGAAATTTACGCGGTTCAGTGTGATGCTTTTGATGTTGAGAAGCTGACTAAAAGTTTTTATCGGGGTTACAAGGATTTATTTGATAGGGTTGAGAAAACGATTAAAGAATATAATGATTGTTCTTATTTTAAGGATGCGGGCCGGCTTCATCAGTTTTCTCAACGCTTTTTAGGGCGAATTATGTTTCTCTATTTTTTGCAGAAAAAGGAGTTTTTGGCGGGGGATAGAAATTTTTTGAGTAATCAATTTCGTAAACATCTTAGCTACACGAATAATCCACCGGTTGAAACCGGCGTCTACACGAATAAAGTCCCCGGAGGGGACTACACAAATCAATTGCGGGGTGGGGTTTGGGATGATGCGGAAATAAGTTATTATTCTCAGGTTTTGGAACCTTTGTTTTTTGAGACTTTGAATCAACAACGACCTAATTTAGAGTCTCGTTGGGGGAAAATTCCTTATCTAAATGGGGGGTTATTTGAACGGGATTATGGGGAGGGAATTAGAGATGCTGCCGGTCGGGAAACACCGGCCCAAATTTTGCTTCCTAATTCAATTTTTGACCCTGGTTCTAGCAATAGTATTTTAGGCTTTTTTAATGGCTATAATTTTACAATTGCTGAGAATGTTTTGGGAAATGAGGATGTGGCAATTGACCCAGAAATGTTAGGGAAAGTATTTGAAAATATGCTGGCTGCTGAGGAACGGGGACAGTCGGGGACGTTTTATACGCCACGCGGTATTGTGCAGTTTATGTGTGCTGAGGTGTTGGGCCGGTATTTGGTGGATGCTACGGGGATGGAGTTGGAGGCGGTTAATGGGTTGATTAATTATGAGGATGATTTTTCAACAGAGTTATTAATAACGCCTCAAGAAATTAAGAAGTTGAAAAAGGCGCTTAGCGGTTTTAAGGTTTTAGATCCGGCGGTTGGTAGTGGGGCTTTTCCTTTGGGGATGATGCAGGTTATTTTGAATGTGAAACAGGCGATAGCTAAACGGGAAGGAATGACGATTCAACGGGGGAGTTTAAGGATTAGTGAATGGAAGCGAGAAATTATTGCCAATAATTTATATGGGGTGGATATTAAGCCAGAGGCGATTGAGATTTCTAAGTTAAGAATGTGGTTGTCTTTGGTGGTTGATATTCCTAAAATTGAGGATGTGGAACCTCTGCCAAATTTGGATTATAAGTTGATGTGTGGCGATTCTTTGATTAGTACGATTAATGGCGAGGTTTTGATTCCAGATCCGACTAAGGATGTTCAACAGTTGTCGTTGTTGGTGACGCCGGTTCAACAGGCTATTCAGCCTTTGTTGGAGTTACAAAGGCAATATTTTGAGGCAGATTCGAGTTTGAGGAATGAGATTCGTGGGCAAATTTTGACGGCGGAAAAGGAGGTTTTTAAAACTGCGATTGCGGATAGAATGAAATATTGGGTGGAGGAAAAGCGGCAAATTGAGGAGAATATTAAGCGGCTGAAAAAAAGCAGTAAAATACAGGAGAAACGGGTAGGAGAAATTGCGGGTAAAATTGCGGAGTTGGAAAGCTTTGCTTTGGCGGTGGAAGGTGGAGAAAGGGCTGTTAATTTCTTTCAATATTATCTACATTTTCGGGATGTTTTCGAGGAAAAAGGCGGTTTTGATGTGGTGATTGGTAATCCGCCTTATGTGCGACAGGAGGCGATTAAGGATTTGAAACCGGCCCTACAATTAGAGTATGATTGTTATACCGGCGTGGCTGATTTGTATGTTTATTTCTATGAACGTGGTTTCAATTTATTGAGGAATGGCGGTTATTTAAGTTATATTTCTTCTAATAAGTATTTCCGGGCCGGTTATGGGGAAAAGTTGCGGAAATTGTTGGCAGAAAAGGCAAAAATTGAGTAT is part of the Ancylothrix sp. D3o genome and harbors:
- a CDS encoding BREX-1 system adenine-specific DNA-methyltransferase PglX — encoded protein: MPHRLLQLDDVRNINNPDKIASLFQKLGYNAAAQSLNVEDLQLPVRCADAIKDVYLIADEGNAGLQVLLFQLHAEEWVSPSVASGRMKAIANSMGRRSTHFLLLATRDFNQLMLVNPRKSFDAEMNLKTSIYNLLIDRKNPTNYDRDRLEAIAAFNLSPDEIYAVQCDAFDVEKLTKSFYRGYKDLFDRVEKTIKEYNDCSYFKDAGRLHQFSQRFLGRIMFLYFLQKKEFLAGDRNFLSNQFRKHLSYTNNPPVETGVYTNKVPGGDYTNQLRGGVWDDAEISYYSQVLEPLFFETLNQQRPNLESRWGKIPYLNGGLFERDYGEGIRDAAGRETPAQILLPNSIFDPGSSNSILGFFNGYNFTIAENVLGNEDVAIDPEMLGKVFENMLAAEERGQSGTFYTPRGIVQFMCAEVLGRYLVDATGMELEAVNGLINYEDDFSTELLITPQEIKKLKKALSGFKVLDPAVGSGAFPLGMMQVILNVKQAIAKREGMTIQRGSLRISEWKREIIANNLYGVDIKPEAIEISKLRMWLSLVVDIPKIEDVEPLPNLDYKLMCGDSLISTINGEVLIPDPTKDVQQLSLLVTPVQQAIQPLLELQRQYFEADSSLRNEIRGQILTAEKEVFKTAIADRMKYWVEEKRQIEENIKRLKKSSKIQEKRVGEIAGKIAELESFALAVEGGERAVNFFQYYLHFRDVFEEKGGFDVVIGNPPYVRQEAIKDLKPALQLEYDCYTGVADLYVYFYERGFNLLRNGGYLSYISSNKYFRAGYGEKLRKLLAEKAKIEYLIDFGDAAVFEAIAYPSIILVRNDSPENHRVKVLNWQEDKSIADFNKVFLQDCFEMEQSQLTADGWRLESSAVLNLLDKLRKNGTPLGEYVNGRFYRGILTGFNEAFVVDRETRDGLIAEDSSSADVLKPFLRGRDVKRWCVDYKDLWLLFIPWHFPLHNDSSIQGASLAAETAFKKQYPAIYKHLLKFKDQLSSRNQAETGVRYEWYALQRCAASYWQEFEEQKIFIPAITQNVEYAADYIGYFGNDKTSICVTDNVKFLLGLLNSKILGWFIRQIAPTKQGGFYEFKPTYVTQIPIPTASESEKQKIESLVQKCLDAKGQGVVEWEAEIDEIVAGLYGLTEEEMRIIWEINK
- a CDS encoding DUF1257 domain-containing protein, with amino-acid sequence MSHFSTLRTKITDAEILKASLRDLGISVKSEADVRGYNGQRVRSDIVAVLEGEYDLGWSRNADGSFDLIADLWGVAKKHNQTELINSINQKYAVNKTLAEVRRPGLQNANVKLVVQK